A window of Bacteroidales bacterium contains these coding sequences:
- a CDS encoding ABC transporter ATP-binding protein: MSDLNNVITAEKLTKKFGDFTAVNSISFDVKEKEIFGFLGANGAGKTTAMRMLCGLSYPTSGKATVAGFDVYKQQEKIKQNIGYMSQKFSLYENLTVLENITFYGGIYGLSRKEIKIKAEKLLEMLNISNMAKSLVGSLPLGWKQKLAFSVAIFHKPKIVFLDEPTSGVDPITRRQFWELIYKATEEGITVFVTTHYMDEAEYCSRISLMVDGNIAELGTPAELKQKYNANNMNEVFYLLARDAKRNE, translated from the coding sequence ATGAGTGATTTGAATAATGTAATAACGGCAGAAAAACTAACGAAAAAATTCGGCGACTTTACAGCTGTCAATAGCATTAGCTTTGATGTAAAGGAAAAAGAAATTTTTGGCTTTTTGGGTGCTAATGGTGCAGGGAAAACTACAGCTATGAGGATGCTTTGCGGCTTGTCTTATCCCACTTCAGGGAAAGCAACAGTTGCAGGCTTCGATGTTTACAAGCAGCAAGAAAAGATTAAGCAGAATATTGGCTATATGAGCCAAAAATTTTCGCTTTATGAAAACTTAACTGTTTTAGAAAATATTACTTTTTATGGTGGAATTTATGGATTATCAAGAAAGGAAATTAAAATAAAAGCCGAAAAATTATTAGAAATGCTTAATATTAGCAATATGGCAAAAAGTTTAGTTGGCTCATTACCATTAGGTTGGAAGCAGAAATTAGCTTTTTCAGTAGCCATTTTTCATAAGCCTAAAATTGTTTTTCTTGACGAACCTACAAGTGGAGTTGACCCGATAACTAGGCGACAGTTTTGGGAATTAATCTATAAAGCAACAGAAGAAGGAATAACAGTGTTTGTTACAACGCACTATATGGACGAAGCCGAATATTGTAGTCGAATTTCTTTAATGGTAGATGGCAATATCGCAGAGCTAGGAACTCCTGCCGAATTAAAACAAAAATATAATGCAAACAATATGAACGAAGTATTTTATTTATTAGCAAGAGACGCAAAAAGAAATGAATAG
- a CDS encoding ABC transporter ATP-binding protein — protein sequence MNRIEIKSITKTYNKGEVLALKDISFDVAEGELFGLIGPDGAGKTTLFRILTTLLLPDSGTANIADYDIISDFKDIRNVIGYMPGRFSLYQDLTVEENLSFFATLFNTSIEENYHLIKDIYEHIEPFKERRAGNLSGGMKQKLALCCALIHRPKVLFLDEPTTGIDPVSRVELWDMLQKVKKEGISILVSTPYMDEAVRCDRIALIQKGKILNIDKPINVTKNFDETLLEIKANDTYKLLKALKQYDKVKISYAFGEYVHAIINDDTENINLFLQKQDIGNVLINKIEPNVEDVFIYKTVIENPNYE from the coding sequence ATGAACCGCATAGAAATCAAATCAATAACTAAAACTTATAACAAAGGCGAGGTCTTGGCTTTGAAGGATATTAGTTTTGATGTTGCTGAAGGCGAATTGTTTGGGCTAATTGGTCCTGATGGAGCAGGGAAAACCACTCTTTTTAGGATACTTACAACATTGTTGCTGCCTGATAGTGGAACAGCAAATATTGCTGATTATGACATTATAAGCGACTTTAAAGATATAAGAAATGTTATTGGTTATATGCCGGGGCGTTTTTCGCTATATCAAGATTTAACTGTAGAAGAAAATCTGTCATTTTTTGCAACGCTTTTCAATACAAGCATAGAAGAGAATTACCATTTGATAAAAGATATTTATGAGCATATAGAGCCATTTAAGGAGCGAAGAGCCGGCAACTTATCAGGTGGAATGAAGCAAAAGCTAGCATTGTGCTGTGCTTTAATACATAGACCCAAAGTTTTGTTCCTTGATGAGCCAACAACAGGCATTGACCCCGTATCAAGAGTTGAGCTATGGGACATGTTGCAAAAGGTTAAAAAAGAAGGCATTAGCATTTTAGTTTCTACTCCATACATGGACGAAGCTGTGCGCTGCGATAGGATTGCCCTTATACAAAAAGGGAAAATTTTAAACATAGACAAGCCGATAAATGTTACAAAGAATTTTGATGAAACTTTGCTTGAAATCAAAGCAAACGATACCTATAAACTGCTAAAAGCGCTAAAACAGTACGATAAGGTAAAAATTAGCTATGCTTTTGGTGAATACGTGCATGCTATTATAAATGATGATACTGAAAATATAAATTTATTCCTGCAAAAGCAAGATATTGGTAATGTGCTTATTAATAAAATAGAGCCAAATGTTGAAGATGTTTTTATATACAAAACTGTAATAGAAAATCCTAATTATGAGTGA
- a CDS encoding HlyD family efflux transporter periplasmic adaptor subunit translates to MKKNAIFIAVLAFVLFACNNNGKHDASGSFEAVETIISAEGTGVLKQFDIEEGQELKENQVIGYIDSTILYLQKEQLKAQSRAVGSRKPDANTQLAIYEENLRYAKSEQQRLKQLVQANAATQKQLDDANAQVKLIEKQIAAQKSQLSTAISTIEHEMTPISLQIKQLEEQLSKYKLINPVEGTVLNKYAEVNELVTVGKPLYKIADLSKMILRAYLSNDLLSKIKLGQKVKVRVDFGENEFKEYEGHVEWISDKAEFTPKTIQNKNERDNLVYATKISVKNDGYIRIGMYGEIIL, encoded by the coding sequence ATGAAAAAGAATGCAATTTTTATAGCAGTGTTAGCTTTTGTACTTTTTGCGTGCAATAATAACGGAAAACACGATGCTTCAGGAAGCTTTGAAGCTGTAGAAACAATTATATCTGCTGAAGGAACAGGCGTTTTAAAGCAATTTGATATTGAAGAAGGGCAAGAGCTGAAAGAAAATCAAGTGATTGGATATATTGATAGCACTATATTATATTTGCAAAAAGAGCAGCTTAAAGCACAAAGCAGGGCTGTAGGCAGTCGTAAGCCGGATGCAAACACACAACTTGCTATTTATGAGGAAAATTTAAGATATGCAAAGTCAGAACAACAAAGATTGAAGCAACTTGTACAAGCTAATGCAGCAACGCAAAAGCAACTTGACGATGCAAATGCACAAGTAAAATTAATTGAAAAGCAGATTGCAGCACAAAAATCGCAGCTAAGCACAGCAATTAGTACCATTGAACACGAGATGACTCCTATATCTTTGCAAATAAAGCAATTAGAGGAGCAGTTGAGTAAATACAAATTGATTAACCCTGTTGAAGGCACTGTTTTAAATAAATATGCAGAAGTAAATGAGCTAGTTACAGTTGGCAAGCCATTATACAAAATAGCAGATTTGTCTAAAATGATTTTGCGTGCTTATCTAAGTAATGATTTGCTATCGAAAATAAAGCTGGGGCAAAAAGTAAAAGTAAGAGTTGATTTTGGCGAAAATGAATTTAAAGAATACGAAGGGCATGTAGAGTGGATTAGCGATAAAGCTGAGTTTACACCTAAAACAATTCAAAATAAAAATGAAAGAGATAATTTGGTTTATGCTACCAAGATAAGTGTGAAAAATGATGGCTATATAAGAATTGGCATGTATGGCGAAATAATTTTATAA
- a CDS encoding TolC family protein — MKNKRTITILITLLALQMQLIGQTITIEECYEMAESNYPLGKQKELIEKSKKINVSNATINYLPQINLVGQATMQSDVTKIEIPEPLNKFISFDEPNKDQYKFYGEISQIIFDGGATHQQRKIYKASANAEIQQVEVELYKVKEKVTEMYFGILLINEQLKQFDIFKNDIETALEKVKAAVASGVSLQSNVLLLEAEKLNIEQQKISLLAAKKTYLLILSELINKSLDEKTIFVVPDKIIVSKDINRPELTLFSEQNTILESQKKLLISKNLPKLGLFVQGGYGNPALNMFKNEFEPYYIGGVRLVIPISGLYTQGNDMNMIKINTLSNQVKKETFLFNTKFDINKNNTEIEKFNELLKTDNEIIKIRESIKETALAQLENGIINSNDYIKEVNAENLAKQNKILHEMQLLMTLYKQKITTGN; from the coding sequence ATGAAAAATAAGAGAACTATAACAATACTAATAACACTGCTAGCATTACAAATGCAATTAATAGGTCAGACTATTACTATAGAGGAGTGTTATGAGATGGCTGAAAGCAATTATCCATTGGGCAAGCAGAAAGAGCTAATTGAAAAAAGCAAAAAGATTAATGTTAGCAATGCTACGATAAATTATTTGCCGCAAATAAATCTTGTTGGTCAGGCTACAATGCAATCTGATGTTACAAAAATAGAAATTCCGGAACCGCTTAATAAATTTATTAGTTTTGATGAACCTAACAAAGACCAGTATAAATTTTATGGTGAAATAAGCCAAATTATTTTTGATGGTGGAGCAACTCACCAGCAAAGGAAAATTTACAAAGCTAGTGCTAATGCCGAAATTCAACAAGTAGAAGTAGAATTATATAAGGTAAAAGAAAAAGTTACGGAAATGTATTTTGGCATATTGTTGATAAATGAACAATTAAAGCAATTTGATATATTCAAAAACGACATTGAAACAGCATTGGAGAAAGTTAAAGCAGCAGTAGCAAGCGGCGTGAGTTTGCAAAGCAATGTTTTGCTATTAGAAGCTGAAAAGTTGAATATTGAACAGCAAAAAATATCATTATTGGCAGCGAAAAAAACATATTTGTTGATATTAAGCGAATTGATAAATAAAAGCCTTGATGAAAAAACAATATTTGTAGTTCCTGATAAAATCATTGTAAGCAAAGACATTAATCGTCCTGAACTAACTCTATTTAGTGAGCAAAACACAATTTTAGAATCGCAAAAAAAATTATTAATATCAAAAAACTTACCCAAATTAGGTTTGTTTGTTCAAGGAGGCTATGGCAACCCAGCTTTGAATATGTTTAAAAATGAATTTGAGCCATATTATATTGGTGGTGTAAGGTTAGTTATCCCAATCAGCGGGCTTTACACGCAAGGTAATGATATGAATATGATTAAAATAAACACATTAAGCAATCAGGTTAAAAAAGAAACATTTTTATTTAACACAAAGTTTGATATTAACAAAAACAACACTGAAATTGAAAAGTTTAATGAATTATTAAAAACAGATAATGAAATAATAAAAATACGTGAGAGCATAAAGGAAACGGCGCTTGCCCAGTTAGAAAACGGAATAATAAATTCAAATGATTATATAAAAGAAGTGAACGCGGAAAATTTGGCAAAACAAAACAAAATTCTCCATGAAATGCAGCTTTTGATGACATTATACAAACAAAAAATAACAACAGGAAATTAA
- a CDS encoding TetR/AcrR family transcriptional regulator codes for MKDLSTENKIKEAARKIFTQKGYAATRTRDIAEEAGINLALLNYYFRSKKKLFDIVMLERVDELFGIFNNILSNKPSDRNIDEIIKDIIDMYYDMLIKNPDLPLFVLNEINNNLENSEITNYLKEIFEKLANSKLLERISFKTDPMVFIINFIGLIIFPFISKQIHIAAGIMKEDHYDNIIQAQKELIPEVLKYFIKDEK; via the coding sequence ATGAAAGATTTATCAACTGAAAATAAAATAAAAGAAGCTGCACGGAAAATTTTTACGCAAAAAGGCTATGCAGCCACTCGCACACGCGATATAGCCGAAGAAGCAGGTATTAATTTGGCTTTGCTGAATTATTATTTCCGTAGCAAGAAAAAACTATTTGATATAGTTATGCTAGAAAGAGTTGATGAGCTATTTGGGATTTTTAATAACATTTTGAGCAACAAGCCAAGTGATAGAAATATAGACGAAATCATAAAAGATATAATAGATATGTATTATGATATGCTTATAAAAAATCCAGATTTGCCTTTATTTGTATTGAATGAAATAAATAATAACCTTGAAAACAGCGAAATAACAAATTATTTAAAAGAAATATTTGAAAAATTGGCTAATAGCAAGCTGTTGGAAAGAATTTCATTTAAAACTGACCCAATGGTCTTCATTATTAACTTTATTGGCTTAATAATATTCCCTTTCATAAGTAAGCAAATTCATATTGCAGCAGGAATTATGAAAGAAGACCACTATGACAATATTATTCAAGCACAAAAAGAACTCATACCAGAAGTTTTAAAATATTTTATAAAAGATGAAAAATAA
- a CDS encoding 2,3,4,5-tetrahydropyridine-2,6-dicarboxylate N-succinyltransferase, which produces MEKIKKQIELAWENRELLKEKETIDAIRESISLLDKGAIRVADKINGKWIVNDWIKKAVILFFPISEMEVSKVGPFEFYDKIPLKNNYKEANIRVVPHAIARYGAYIASGVIMMPSYINIGAYVDSGSMIDTWATVGSCAQIGKNVHISGGVGIGGVLEPVQASPVIIEDGCFIGSRCIIVEGAHVAEEAVLGANTVITGSSKIIDISGEEKIEYKGYVPPRSVVIPGSYTKKFPGGDFNVNCALIIGKRKESTDRKTSLNNALRSFNVEV; this is translated from the coding sequence ATGGAAAAAATAAAAAAACAAATTGAGCTAGCTTGGGAAAATAGAGAGCTGCTAAAAGAAAAAGAAACGATTGACGCAATTCGGGAATCTATAAGCCTTTTAGATAAAGGTGCTATACGTGTAGCTGATAAAATAAATGGCAAATGGATTGTGAATGATTGGATAAAAAAAGCTGTAATCTTGTTTTTTCCTATTTCCGAAATGGAAGTTAGCAAAGTAGGTCCATTTGAATTTTATGATAAAATACCTCTGAAAAATAATTATAAGGAAGCAAACATAAGGGTTGTGCCTCATGCTATTGCTCGATATGGGGCTTATATAGCTAGTGGCGTAATAATGATGCCTTCGTATATCAATATTGGAGCTTATGTTGACAGTGGAAGTATGATTGACACATGGGCAACTGTTGGCTCTTGTGCTCAAATTGGAAAAAATGTGCATATAAGTGGCGGAGTTGGAATTGGTGGAGTGTTGGAACCTGTGCAGGCTTCGCCTGTGATTATAGAAGATGGTTGCTTCATTGGCTCAAGATGCATAATTGTTGAGGGGGCTCATGTTGCAGAAGAGGCTGTTTTGGGCGCAAATACAGTTATAACAGGTAGCTCTAAAATTATTGATATTTCTGGCGAAGAGAAAATAGAATACAAAGGCTATGTCCCGCCTCGCTCTGTGGTTATACCGGGTTCATACACGAAAAAATTTCCGGGTGGCGATTTCAATGTGAATTGTGCTCTTATTATTGGCAAACGAAAAGAAAGCACCGACCGCAAAACATCTTTAAATAATGCTCTTAGAAGTTTTAATGTAGAGGTTTAA
- the amrB gene encoding AmmeMemoRadiSam system protein B: protein MKKFFPYFCVIMSINIAGMSQNALPIRKAAVAGKFYSNDSAELLKYFEKEFNQITIIPNDKKIRALIVPHAGYFYSGRTAAYGYSTLREKNKYKNVFIIGNSHIAAFDGATVFHGSAFETPLGNVEINSEITGALQENNIFKFPQQYQASDHVLEVQIPFLQYILDPDFKIVPIVIGTKSKYALNKITELLKPYFTEENLFVISTDLSHYTTYSDAIKADNAIVQSILSGDVNQFEKTVEQNESAGIKNYVTAICGYSAVYVLMKLTGENNDFVFEKQKYSNSGDVSNETDRVVGYASISVREKDEKNIVEEDETLSFSEDEKKIIFNIVRGSIEAKFSGKKYSLPNNLPEILNEKCGVFVTLKLDDRLRGCIGTFRQDKPLAENIKEMAFSAAFSDPRFRPLSEDEYKNVEIEVSVLTPMQKIADEKKIVLGKHGIYIKRGNMSGTFLPQVATETGWTLDEFLGYCSRDKAGIGWDGWKKEGTELYIYESIILNE from the coding sequence ATGAAAAAGTTTTTCCCTTATTTTTGTGTAATTATGAGTATTAATATTGCAGGTATGTCTCAAAATGCTTTGCCTATACGGAAAGCAGCAGTAGCCGGAAAGTTTTATTCAAATGATTCAGCGGAATTGTTAAAGTACTTTGAAAAAGAGTTCAATCAAATAACAATCATTCCTAATGATAAGAAAATAAGAGCTTTAATAGTGCCTCATGCTGGATATTTTTACAGTGGACGTACAGCTGCTTATGGTTATTCAACACTTCGCGAAAAAAATAAATACAAAAATGTCTTTATTATTGGAAATAGTCATATAGCAGCTTTTGATGGTGCAACAGTTTTTCATGGGTCAGCTTTTGAAACGCCATTGGGCAATGTGGAAATTAATTCTGAGATTACAGGAGCTCTTCAAGAAAACAATATTTTTAAATTTCCTCAGCAATATCAGGCTTCTGACCATGTTTTAGAGGTGCAAATACCTTTTTTACAATATATTTTAGACCCCGATTTTAAAATTGTACCTATTGTTATTGGCACAAAAAGCAAATATGCGTTAAATAAAATTACAGAATTATTGAAACCATATTTTACTGAAGAAAACTTATTTGTTATAAGTACTGACCTTTCTCATTATACAACTTATTCCGATGCTATTAAGGCTGATAATGCCATCGTGCAATCAATTTTGAGCGGAGATGTAAATCAATTTGAAAAAACTGTTGAGCAAAATGAAAGTGCAGGAATAAAAAATTATGTAACAGCTATTTGTGGATATAGTGCGGTGTATGTGCTAATGAAACTTACAGGTGAAAATAACGACTTCGTGTTTGAAAAACAAAAATACTCTAATTCTGGTGATGTCTCAAATGAAACAGATAGAGTGGTTGGATACGCCTCTATATCTGTAAGAGAAAAAGATGAAAAAAATATAGTTGAAGAAGATGAAACTCTATCTTTTAGCGAGGATGAAAAAAAGATTATTTTTAATATAGTAAGAGGCAGCATTGAAGCCAAATTTAGTGGCAAAAAATATTCATTACCAAATAATTTGCCCGAAATACTTAATGAAAAATGTGGAGTTTTTGTAACATTAAAATTAGACGATAGACTGCGTGGATGTATTGGAACTTTCCGTCAAGATAAGCCTCTTGCTGAAAACATTAAAGAAATGGCATTCAGTGCGGCTTTTAGCGACCCAAGATTTAGACCTCTTTCCGAAGACGAGTATAAAAATGTAGAAATTGAAGTATCTGTTTTAACACCAATGCAAAAAATTGCGGATGAGAAGAAAATAGTTTTAGGAAAGCATGGTATTTACATAAAAAGAGGAAATATGTCGGGTACATTTTTGCCGCAAGTTGCTACTGAAACAGGCTGGACACTTGATGAATTTTTAGGATATTGTAGTAGAGATAAAGCTGGAATTGGTTGGGACGGCTGGAAAAAAGAAGGTACAGAATTATATATTTATGAGTCAATAATTTTAAATGAGTAG
- the amrS gene encoding AmmeMemoRadiSam system radical SAM enzyme, with protein MKKRTFLKQCLKISAVAMVTPHLSLKAMENFDSDNNENEIIKAKYFESLPDNNVKCALCAHKCLLKNGQNGICRTRINKNGTLYTVAYGNPIAIHIDPIEKKPLYHFLPSSKVLSFGTAGCNFRCLNCQNDSISQTSPENLSSLNFSPQKIVDLAIEHKSDGIAFTYTEPTVFYEYMLDTAKLAKQAGLTTMAISNGFINEKPLLELIDFVDAFNIDLKAFDENIYKTLCGAKLEPVLNTIKTIKNSGKWLEITNLMVTGYTDNLDNFQKMIDWLIANKCDDTPLHISRFFPAYKLSNTQATDINIIEQAFNIAKKSGIKYVYTGNLHNNSHENTFCHNCGSLLISRNRYSTKIENLKGNKCGKCETQIPGIWIK; from the coding sequence TTGAAAAAAAGAACTTTTTTAAAGCAATGTTTAAAAATTAGTGCTGTAGCGATGGTTACACCACATTTATCTTTAAAAGCTATGGAAAACTTTGACTCTGACAACAACGAAAACGAAATTATAAAAGCAAAATATTTTGAATCATTACCAGATAATAATGTAAAATGCGCTCTATGTGCACATAAATGCTTACTAAAAAATGGACAAAATGGTATTTGCAGAACTAGAATAAATAAAAACGGCACTCTATATACAGTTGCATACGGCAACCCAATAGCAATACATATAGATCCGATTGAAAAAAAGCCATTATATCATTTTTTACCTTCTTCAAAAGTACTTTCATTTGGTACTGCTGGCTGCAACTTCAGATGCTTAAATTGTCAAAATGACAGTATTTCTCAGACTTCGCCCGAAAATCTATCATCATTGAACTTTTCACCACAAAAAATTGTTGATTTAGCAATTGAGCACAAATCAGACGGCATCGCATTTACATATACAGAGCCTACTGTTTTCTATGAATACATGCTCGATACAGCAAAATTAGCAAAACAAGCAGGGCTAACAACTATGGCTATTTCAAATGGATTTATAAATGAAAAGCCATTGCTAGAGCTTATTGACTTTGTTGATGCTTTCAATATTGATTTAAAAGCTTTTGACGAAAACATTTACAAAACCTTATGTGGAGCCAAACTTGAGCCTGTTCTAAACACCATAAAAACCATAAAAAACTCTGGTAAATGGCTTGAAATAACAAATCTAATGGTTACAGGATACACTGACAATTTAGATAATTTTCAAAAAATGATAGATTGGCTTATTGCTAACAAATGCGATGATACACCTTTGCATATATCACGTTTTTTTCCAGCATACAAACTGTCAAACACTCAAGCTACGGACATAAATATTATAGAACAAGCTTTTAATATTGCAAAAAAATCGGGAATAAAATACGTTTACACAGGTAATTTGCATAATAATAGTCATGAAAACACATTTTGCCATAATTGTGGAAGTTTGCTTATAAGCCGAAATAGATATTCCACAAAAATTGAAAATCTAAAAGGAAATAAATGTGGCAAATGTGAGACACAAATTCCCGGGATTTGGATAAAATAA
- a CDS encoding DUF4349 domain-containing protein, with amino-acid sequence MKKILSIFALIALLTSCSNDRQADNLSSYADNEIAKGSMSTQEQAPNESSELNEMPTTANKVEAQDVIDKKIIKEGRLGLKVKELDKTKFIIDSLVKKHNGYYANENFENSDLELAFHLKIRIPCANFEKFISEVESGNGEMLYKNIDAQDVTEQFVDLETRLENKKNYLARYNDLLKRANSIKEILEIEEKIRPLEEEIESVTGRLRYLSNLVTYSTLDLTISKEKDFKYSPEKRDSFFERLKQALSAGWFIFIDLLLFIIYIWPICIIAGVVIYFWRRNKRRKKEKIAKNN; translated from the coding sequence ATGAAAAAGATTTTATCAATATTCGCTCTAATAGCTCTGCTCACCTCTTGCAGCAATGATAGGCAAGCAGATAATCTATCTTCTTATGCTGATAATGAAATAGCAAAGGGAAGCATGTCCACGCAAGAACAAGCTCCAAATGAATCAAGCGAGCTAAATGAGATGCCTACAACAGCTAATAAAGTTGAAGCACAAGATGTAATTGACAAAAAAATCATCAAAGAAGGGCGACTAGGACTTAAAGTTAAAGAACTTGATAAAACCAAATTTATAATTGACTCATTGGTAAAAAAACACAATGGATATTACGCAAACGAGAATTTTGAAAATTCTGATTTAGAGTTGGCTTTTCATCTTAAAATAAGAATTCCTTGTGCAAACTTTGAAAAATTTATTTCAGAGGTTGAATCAGGCAATGGAGAAATGCTTTACAAAAACATTGATGCTCAAGATGTTACCGAGCAGTTTGTTGATTTGGAAACAAGACTCGAAAACAAAAAAAATTATCTGGCACGATATAATGATTTGTTAAAAAGAGCTAACAGCATAAAAGAAATACTAGAAATTGAAGAGAAAATACGTCCATTAGAAGAAGAAATTGAGAGTGTAACTGGCAGATTAAGATATTTAAGCAACTTAGTAACCTACAGCACTCTGGATTTAACAATTTCAAAAGAAAAAGATTTTAAATATAGCCCAGAAAAACGGGATAGTTTTTTTGAAAGATTAAAGCAAGCATTATCAGCAGGTTGGTTCATATTTATTGATTTATTATTATTTATAATATATATTTGGCCAATATGTATTATAGCTGGAGTTGTTATTTATTTCTGGAGAAGAAATAAAAGAAGAAAAAAAGAAAAAATTGCTAAAAATAATTAG
- a CDS encoding purine-nucleoside phosphorylase — protein sequence MLEKIEKTAKYIRSKTKLQPKIAIILGTGLGGLVNEIKAEDIIPYTEIPNFPVSTVKGHQGRLIFGHLNGVEVIAMQGRFHYYEGYDMKEITFPIRVFKKLGVETLIVSNAAGGMNKNFKVGDIMFINDHINLMGNNPLLGKNYDELGPRFPDFSEPYDKKLLETAFNAAKKLNIPVHQGVYVAVTGPTFETPAEYKYMRIIGGDAVGMSTVPEVIVARHSSMRAFAVSIITDLGGMEEVVSVSHEEVLEAANKAEPKMTAILKEMIVNV from the coding sequence ATGTTAGAGAAAATAGAAAAGACAGCTAAATACATTCGCTCGAAAACAAAGTTACAGCCTAAAATAGCAATAATCCTTGGAACAGGTTTGGGCGGATTAGTAAATGAAATAAAAGCAGAAGATATTATTCCTTACACTGAAATTCCTAATTTCCCTGTTTCTACTGTAAAAGGGCATCAAGGTAGGCTTATTTTTGGTCATTTGAATGGCGTGGAAGTTATAGCAATGCAAGGTAGATTCCACTATTATGAAGGATATGACATGAAGGAAATAACATTCCCTATTAGAGTTTTTAAAAAACTTGGAGTAGAAACTTTGATTGTTTCAAATGCTGCTGGCGGAATGAATAAAAATTTTAAAGTGGGAGATATAATGTTTATAAATGACCACATAAATTTAATGGGAAATAATCCGCTTTTAGGTAAAAATTATGATGAATTAGGTCCTAGATTTCCCGATTTTAGCGAACCTTATGATAAGAAATTATTAGAAACAGCATTTAATGCAGCTAAGAAATTAAATATTCCTGTACATCAAGGTGTGTATGTGGCAGTAACTGGTCCTACATTTGAAACTCCTGCTGAATACAAATATATGCGCATAATTGGCGGAGATGCTGTGGGAATGTCAACAGTGCCGGAAGTTATAGTTGCTCGTCATTCTTCTATGAGAGCTTTTGCTGTTTCTATTATTACCGATCTTGGTGGCATGGAAGAAGTAGTTTCAGTAAGCCACGAAGAAGTGCTAGAAGCTGCAAATAAGGCTGAACCAAAAATGACAGCCATTTTGAAGGAAATGATTGTTAATGTATAA
- the lpxK gene encoding tetraacyldisaccharide 4'-kinase: MGFRFLLFPFQWVYLFILTIKKLFFALGIKKRHSFDLPVICVGNLCIGGSGKTPHTKYFANLLLRNKFDVAILLRGYKRSTKGFIHCNKKHTLKEIGDEAYEYVHSVNRKIKIFVCKQREKGIKRIINDFPETDVILMDDGFQHLKVKAGLNLLLTDYLNPFWKDFILPVGSLREHKSAKRRADIFIVSKTPKVFSPIIKRDIEEKINPANYQNIAYSYIKYGEPKLVYKDSEYEGDYPENIYSVFLLCGIANPYPLEEYLRRDAVEIIKYIYPDHHVYSESDIDRLLYDFNRHLMKKKVIITTEKDVARLMLPEIKEKLINLPLFYIPISIGIHDDKMFNLENKIIEYVRENRKDS, translated from the coding sequence ATGGGCTTTAGGTTTTTATTATTTCCTTTTCAGTGGGTTTATTTATTTATTCTCACTATAAAAAAGCTTTTTTTTGCTTTAGGTATAAAAAAAAGACATTCTTTTGATTTGCCCGTAATTTGCGTAGGGAATCTATGTATTGGAGGTTCTGGCAAAACTCCGCATACTAAATATTTTGCAAATTTATTATTGCGGAATAAATTTGATGTAGCTATTCTTTTAAGAGGATATAAGCGTTCTACAAAAGGTTTTATACATTGTAATAAAAAACATACTCTTAAAGAAATTGGAGACGAGGCTTATGAATATGTTCATAGTGTAAATAGAAAAATAAAAATATTTGTTTGTAAGCAAAGAGAAAAAGGAATAAAAAGAATTATTAACGATTTTCCTGAAACTGATGTTATTTTAATGGATGATGGATTTCAGCATTTAAAAGTAAAAGCTGGATTGAATTTATTGTTAACTGATTATTTGAATCCCTTTTGGAAAGATTTTATTCTTCCTGTAGGTAGTTTGAGAGAGCATAAATCGGCTAAAAGGCGTGCAGATATTTTTATTGTATCTAAAACTCCAAAGGTTTTTTCTCCAATTATAAAGCGAGATATAGAGGAAAAAATAAATCCTGCAAATTATCAAAATATAGCTTATTCGTATATTAAATATGGTGAACCAAAACTGGTTTATAAAGATAGTGAATATGAGGGAGATTACCCTGAAAATATTTATAGTGTTTTTCTTTTATGTGGAATTGCAAATCCATATCCGCTAGAAGAATATTTGAGAAGAGATGCTGTTGAAATAATTAAGTATATTTATCCTGATCATCATGTTTATAGCGAGAGTGATATTGATAGGTTATTATATGATTTCAATAGGCATTTAATGAAAAAAAAGGTAATAATTACTACCGAAAAAGATGTTGCAAGGTTAATGTTGCCTGAAATAAAAGAAAAATTAATAAATTTGCCTCTGTTTTATATCCCAATTTCAATTGGGATCCATGATGATAAAATGTTTAATTTAGAAAATAAAATCATTGAGTATGTTAGAGAAAATAGAAAAGACAGCTAA